From the Gammaproteobacteria bacterium genome, one window contains:
- a CDS encoding response regulator, whose protein sequence is MDIDDSAHKIMLVDGSESARKMVGQLLKKGIDNAEITSFTSAREALAHLQFEDFDLITTALALPDMDGVEFTRQLRDIPGRQHVPVVVVSGDADSRQQEDAHQAGATGYFDKARGLKALVDYLKGVLGVSPIRQGGHVLYIEDSATAAAAVRQILEIHEIDVTHVLSAEDGLELLRRDGLESPKGYDIVISDLFLRGDMTGIHLTRIIRNEMRLSPLQMPVLLVTVSGNEPEEYVKLLKSGANDFVTKPVIEEILMARVNMLLALKQLYLEQHPAQPASALNA, encoded by the coding sequence ATGGACATCGACGACAGCGCCCACAAGATCATGCTGGTGGATGGCTCGGAATCCGCCCGCAAAATGGTCGGCCAGCTGCTCAAGAAGGGCATCGACAACGCCGAAATCACCAGTTTCACCTCGGCCCGCGAGGCCCTGGCGCATTTGCAGTTCGAGGATTTCGACCTGATCACCACCGCCCTGGCCCTGCCGGATATGGACGGCGTGGAGTTCACCCGCCAGTTGCGCGACATTCCGGGCCGGCAGCACGTGCCGGTGGTGGTGGTCTCCGGGGATGCCGACAGCCGCCAGCAGGAGGACGCCCACCAGGCCGGTGCCACGGGGTATTTCGACAAGGCCCGCGGGCTCAAGGCCCTGGTCGACTATCTCAAGGGGGTCCTGGGCGTCAGCCCCATCCGCCAGGGCGGCCACGTGCTGTACATCGAGGACAGCGCCACCGCCGCGGCTGCCGTGCGTCAGATACTGGAGATCCATGAAATCGACGTCACCCACGTGCTGAGCGCCGAGGACGGCCTGGAACTCCTGCGCCGCGACGGGCTCGAATCGCCCAAGGGTTACGATATCGTCATCAGCGACCTGTTCCTGCGCGGCGACATGACCGGCATCCACCTGACCCGCATCATCCGCAACGAGATGCGCCTGTCCCCGCTGCAGATGCCGGTCCTGCTGGTTACGGTGAGCGGCAACGAGCCCGAGGAGTACGTCAAACTGCTGAAATCGGGCGCCAACGACTTCGTCACCAAACCGGTGATCGAGGAGATCCTCATGGCCCGGGTGAACATGCTGCTGGCCCTGAAACAGCTTTACCTGGAGCAGCATCCCGCCCAGCCGGCATCGGCCCTGAACGCCTGA
- the ftsX gene encoding permease-like cell division protein FtsX, producing MKTTRRQRDPQMHARLQAWAVNHVRAFFFSLGKLYRAPFASLMTVAVLGIALALPSVLYLAIKNLQGVSSGWDRSANISLYLKMETSAAQAQSLAQQLEGWPGVAQARYISRDQALAEFKKTSGFTAALDALPDNPLPAVVVVTPTLDHSQPAALSGLLFELRKQPQVAQAQLDLRWVQRLFAIMDIARRAVLVLAWLLGLAALLVVGNTIRLDIQNRREEIEVAKLIGATDAFIRRPFLYGGLWYGLLGGMLGLLIVGLVMGALGGPISHLASLYNSSFRLGGLNGGLVLQLLALSALLGLAGSWLSVWRHLRDIEPR from the coding sequence ATGAAAACAACCCGCCGCCAGCGCGATCCCCAGATGCACGCCCGGCTGCAGGCCTGGGCGGTCAATCATGTGCGCGCCTTCTTTTTCAGCTTGGGCAAGCTCTACCGCGCGCCCTTCGCAAGCCTGATGACCGTCGCCGTGCTGGGCATCGCCCTGGCCCTGCCCAGCGTGCTCTATCTGGCGATCAAAAACCTGCAGGGGGTGAGCAGCGGCTGGGACCGCAGCGCGAACATCTCGCTCTATCTCAAAATGGAAACCAGCGCCGCCCAGGCTCAGTCGCTGGCACAGCAGCTGGAGGGGTGGCCCGGCGTGGCCCAGGCGCGCTACATCTCGCGCGACCAGGCCCTGGCGGAGTTCAAAAAGACCTCGGGTTTTACCGCCGCCCTGGACGCCCTGCCCGACAACCCGCTGCCGGCCGTGGTCGTGGTGACACCGACGCTGGATCACAGCCAGCCGGCCGCCCTGTCCGGGCTGTTGTTCGAGCTGCGCAAGCAACCGCAGGTCGCACAGGCCCAGCTGGATCTGCGCTGGGTGCAGCGCCTGTTCGCCATCATGGACATCGCCCGCCGCGCCGTGCTGGTGCTGGCCTGGCTGCTGGGGCTGGCGGCCCTGCTGGTGGTCGGCAACACCATCCGCCTGGACATCCAGAACCGGCGCGAGGAGATCGAGGTCGCCAAGCTCATCGGTGCGACAGACGCCTTTATCCGCCGCCCGTTCCTGTACGGCGGCCTCTGGTACGGACTGCTCGGGGGAATGCTGGGCCTGCTGATCGTCGGCCTGGTCATGGGCGCCCTGGGCGGCCCGATCTCGCACCTGGCCAGCCTCTACAACAGCTCGTTCCGCCTGGGAGGGCTGAACGGCGGGCTGGTTTTGCAGCTGCTGGCCTTGAGCGCCCTGCTCGGCCTGGCGGGCTCCTGGCTGTCGGTATGGCGGCATTTGCGGGACATCGAGCCGCGCTGA